In a genomic window of Myxococcales bacterium:
- the dnaA gene encoding chromosomal replication initiator protein DnaA gives MDSILEQLKSKIRLKISELNYNTWFSPIADGSLDGDVFSLTVPNKFIADWINDYYSDILMEELKDIVGRTIKISFTIAPQVEREASAESLASSDAAPQYAQPVKCKATEQLNPKFAFEKFVVGNSNQFAHAACKAVADLPGGHYNPLFIYGGVGLGKTHLLHAIGLQALNARPHTRMIYMSAERFMNELINSLRYEKMNEFRAKFRENCDMLLIDDVQFIGGKERTQEEFFHTFNTLHESQRQIVVTSDKLPRDIPGLEERLKSRFEWGLIADIAPPDLETRIAILKKKAEAAGMKCPDDVAMFLASSIVSNVRELEGSLIRLNAFASLAGADLSVDFAREVLGNIIQERESACSIEAIQKTVARFYKLNVSDLKSPKRLKSLAYPRQIAMYLCKKLVRASFPEIGGKFGGKDHTTVMYACKKIEQLLEKDQNLRREISIIEKSILN, from the coding sequence ATGGACTCAATTTTAGAACAGCTTAAAAGCAAAATACGGTTAAAAATCAGCGAGTTAAACTACAACACCTGGTTTTCCCCAATAGCGGACGGCTCCCTTGACGGTGATGTATTCAGCCTGACTGTCCCCAACAAATTCATCGCCGATTGGATAAACGATTATTACAGCGACATCTTGATGGAGGAATTAAAGGATATCGTAGGCAGGACCATTAAAATATCATTTACCATCGCTCCTCAGGTCGAAAGGGAGGCCTCTGCCGAATCGCTTGCTAGCTCTGATGCCGCACCACAGTACGCTCAGCCGGTGAAATGCAAAGCAACCGAGCAGCTAAACCCCAAATTCGCATTCGAAAAATTCGTCGTTGGGAATTCCAATCAGTTCGCTCATGCCGCCTGTAAGGCAGTAGCCGACCTCCCCGGCGGTCACTACAATCCGCTCTTCATATATGGCGGAGTGGGGCTTGGTAAAACCCACCTGCTTCATGCCATCGGCCTACAGGCTTTAAACGCCAGACCGCACACCCGGATGATCTACATGAGCGCGGAGAGGTTTATGAACGAACTCATCAACTCCCTGCGATATGAAAAGATGAATGAATTCAGGGCAAAATTTCGTGAAAACTGCGATATGCTGCTCATCGATGACGTCCAGTTTATAGGCGGGAAAGAGCGCACTCAGGAAGAATTCTTTCACACATTCAATACACTACACGAATCACAGAGGCAGATCGTCGTAACGAGCGACAAGCTGCCCCGCGACATTCCGGGGCTTGAGGAACGCCTGAAATCCAGATTCGAATGGGGTTTGATAGCGGATATCGCCCCGCCAGACCTGGAAACCAGGATCGCAATTCTGAAAAAGAAGGCTGAAGCCGCCGGCATGAAATGCCCGGATGACGTTGCTATGTTTCTGGCGAGCTCGATCGTATCAAATGTGCGAGAGCTAGAAGGTTCGCTGATACGCCTCAACGCCTTCGCCTCCCTTGCAGGTGCAGACCTTAGTGTTGATTTTGCAAGGGAAGTTCTTGGCAACATCATTCAGGAGCGGGAATCAGCTTGTTCGATAGAAGCCATCCAAAAAACCGTCGCCCGCTTCTATAAACTCAACGTCTCCGATCTCAAATCTCCCAAACGCTTAAAAAGTCTCGCATATCCGAGGCAGATAGCAATGTACCTGTGTAAAAAGCTAGTCCGAGCATCCTTTCCTGAGATCGGCGGTAAATTTGGGGGGAAGGATCATACTACAGTCATGTACGCCTGTAAAAAAATCGAACAGTTGCTCGAAAAAGATCAAAATCTACGACGAGAAATCAGCATTATCGAAAAATCCATTCTCAACTGA
- the dnaN gene encoding DNA polymerase III subunit beta: MEIKISRSEILKGLSLVQSIVERKTTMPILANVLFEARNKHLSITATDLEVGVNGIFKADVIKEGNVAIHARSIYDIVKELPEDTINLKVVDGNWVEIACNKSNFRIVGLSAEEFPSLPVKGSGETRKVETSLLREMMDKTSFAMSTDETRYNLNGVLIDEAGANDDKKVRMVATDGHRLSIVERSFKAGWNLQKGVIVPRKGVAELKRLCESGDSNIELWIDAKHLIAYKDNMTLVIRLIDGQFPPYEQVVPKKIKRVVSVEKDGLAKALRRVSVLSTDRTRGVKFSFSPKNLDIFASNPDMGEAHEEISADYKGDSFEIGFNARYVLDALGSIGDERAVLQLGDETSPCVLQSEKDSGFTHVIMPMRL, encoded by the coding sequence ATGGAGATAAAAATATCCAGATCGGAAATTCTTAAAGGTTTAAGTCTTGTCCAAAGTATAGTTGAAAGAAAAACTACGATGCCAATTTTGGCGAATGTTTTATTTGAAGCAAGAAATAAACATCTTTCCATCACTGCAACGGATCTTGAAGTAGGGGTTAATGGAATTTTCAAGGCAGATGTTATTAAAGAAGGCAATGTGGCTATCCATGCCAGAAGTATATACGATATCGTCAAGGAATTGCCGGAAGATACGATCAATCTGAAAGTGGTGGACGGAAATTGGGTAGAGATAGCTTGTAATAAGAGCAACTTTAGAATTGTGGGGCTATCGGCGGAAGAGTTTCCGTCACTTCCTGTTAAGGGTTCCGGTGAGACGAGAAAGGTCGAAACTTCACTACTCAGGGAGATGATGGATAAAACGTCATTCGCGATGTCAACAGATGAGACGAGGTATAACCTAAACGGAGTACTTATCGACGAGGCAGGTGCCAATGACGATAAGAAAGTAAGGATGGTAGCAACCGATGGACACAGACTTTCTATAGTTGAGAGGAGTTTTAAGGCCGGTTGGAATCTTCAGAAGGGAGTTATAGTTCCAAGGAAGGGGGTTGCAGAGTTAAAAAGGCTTTGCGAGAGCGGTGATTCAAATATCGAGCTATGGATCGATGCTAAACATCTAATAGCGTACAAGGATAACATGACGCTCGTCATAAGGTTGATCGACGGACAATTTCCTCCTTACGAGCAAGTTGTGCCGAAAAAGATTAAAAGAGTCGTTTCCGTTGAAAAGGATGGGTTGGCTAAGGCGCTTCGTAGGGTTTCTGTACTTTCGACCGATAGAACGCGTGGAGTGAAATTTTCATTTTCACCGAAAAATTTGGATATTTTCGCGTCCAATCCTGATATGGGCGAGGCACACGAGGAAATTTCAGCTGACTACAAGGGAGATTCATTCGAAATCGGATTTAACGCCAGATATGTTCTAGATGCGCTCGGAAGTATCGGAGATGAAAGAGCAGTTCTGCAACTCGGAGATGAGACATCGCCATGCGTGCTTCAAAGCGAAAAGGATAGCGGATTTACTCATGTGATAATGCCTATGCGCCTATGA
- the recF gene encoding DNA replication/repair protein RecF: MFVKYLKLCRFRNTFDLELHPNPRFNLLVGKNAQGKTNIIESIYLFSSGTSFRSSEFRDMIGIDCETASADMVIARSSGDDKLKFSMTRTKKEFIRNSKNSRFSSKTGLYAVIFAPEEILLLRGSPAGRRKYIDTLINQVSPAHSSLVKKYTKVIAQRNKLLQMVSLSRCEIKKIIPSWNSQLIQLGARLTFERSKWIARLNKLIPVKYSAMASGDGEARFHYQPNCGIENIGQDISIIEGRMEEMLSQREDDEFARCLTLVGPHRDDLVAMMGDRPVREYGSQGQHRTFMLAVKMSEVDFIKNETGELPVLLLDDVASELDESRNAFLFNYLRHLDVQVFITSTSRKDIRLPDAEDVNVFYVESGRVSDGKCSNSNVCAV; encoded by the coding sequence ATGTTCGTAAAATATTTAAAGTTGTGCAGGTTCAGAAATACCTTCGATCTGGAACTTCATCCAAATCCCAGGTTCAATCTTCTCGTTGGAAAAAACGCGCAGGGAAAGACTAATATAATAGAGTCGATCTATCTTTTTTCGTCTGGCACATCTTTTAGGAGCTCAGAATTCAGGGATATGATCGGGATCGACTGCGAAACTGCTTCGGCTGATATGGTAATCGCCCGTTCTTCGGGAGATGATAAATTAAAATTTTCAATGACCCGCACTAAAAAAGAATTTATCAGGAACAGTAAAAATTCACGCTTTTCATCTAAAACAGGATTGTACGCAGTTATATTTGCACCTGAGGAAATATTGTTGTTGAGGGGCTCTCCAGCGGGGAGACGAAAATATATAGACACTTTGATAAATCAGGTTTCGCCAGCACATTCCTCTCTCGTTAAAAAATATACGAAGGTGATTGCGCAAAGAAATAAACTGCTTCAGATGGTGTCTCTCAGTCGATGTGAAATTAAAAAAATCATTCCATCCTGGAATAGCCAGTTGATTCAACTTGGGGCAAGGCTTACATTTGAAAGATCGAAGTGGATAGCACGGTTGAATAAATTAATTCCGGTCAAGTACAGCGCTATGGCGTCAGGAGATGGCGAGGCACGGTTTCACTATCAACCAAATTGCGGAATCGAAAATATCGGACAAGACATTTCTATCATAGAAGGCCGAATGGAGGAAATGCTTAGCCAGAGGGAGGATGACGAGTTTGCAAGATGTCTAACGCTGGTTGGGCCTCATCGCGACGATCTGGTAGCGATGATGGGTGATAGGCCAGTCAGGGAATACGGTTCCCAGGGCCAACATAGAACATTTATGTTAGCCGTTAAGATGTCAGAGGTCGACTTTATCAAAAATGAAACGGGTGAATTGCCCGTACTGCTTCTAGATGACGTGGCAAGCGAGCTCGATGAAAGCCGTAACGCCTTTCTATTCAACTATCTAAGACACCTCGATGTTCAGGTCTTTATAACATCAACTTCGAGGAAGGATATACGCCTGCCGGATGCGGAAGATGTAAATGTTTTTTATGTGGAGTCTGGGAGGGTATCAGACGGCAAATGCAGTAATAGCAATGTTTGCGCTGTATAG